In Chrysemys picta bellii isolate R12L10 chromosome 4, ASM1138683v2, whole genome shotgun sequence, the sequence TTTCCATTCAACAATTTTTCTCGTGAAATTATCTTTTCCCTGGAAATTATCAGATTTCCATCAAAAAAGCCAAACTCCCCTCCTCTCCAAACCATGGCTGTGGGACTCTGGTGACCATCATGCATCATGGGGGATATAGTCCAGCCTGGAAGCCTGGCCCATGCAAGAGATTGGTGGTGTGTGGTATTGGATGCAACCCAGTGGTATTTCCAAGCCGAAATGTTAAGTTTTCAGCCAAAAGCTTTCAGTCTCCACAAACAAATCCCCTTTGTAGATCAGCTCTACGTAGTTCCCAACTGAAAACAGAAGGATGAAATCTACCCCTAACCTCATACTCCGTAACTCTGGTAGAAATTGCATCATTTAATAACACAGTTGGAAAGagtgggccaaattaatccccgGGGCATGAGTTACACCAAGGGTGGCTTTAGTTCACTGAGCACATTAATTAGGTTCTGTTTCTCTCTGAGCTCAGGAATTCCCAGTTGCTTCAGGGATCATGTCCCATAGATCACAAATCTCAGTATAAAACTTCCCGAATGCGACAAACTGGCAGTTTCTGTCGATGAGGAAACACcaacacatctctctctctcttctaagcAGGTACGTGCAATTATCCAGTATCAGAGTCACACAAACACGCAGACATTTGGTGATCAGCAGGTATTGAATTCATGACCTCTAGCACTAAAAACCTCAGCCCCAACTCCTACCACTTCAGCTAAAGGAGCGACCTCCTGGGTTGGAAAAAATAGGCAATTACATAGTCACTGAAGCCAGTGCTTTCCATTATGTCTCTGGGTTTTCATACAGGCTAAAGTAAATGCCAAAAATCTTAATTAGCACAGTAAGGAAGTGTTACCCCAAACCAACATGCCAAGCCACAGAGCTCACCCTGCCCAAAGAGGGTAGAAAGATTGACACTCCTTTGATCTCACCCCTTCTCTAGCTAAAAAATAATCTCTTCAGAGTGAGATGATTTTCACCCTGATACTCATACAGCAGAGACAGAAGTCACATCTTGCTGCTCGGATTAGTAAACAGGAGTGTTAGTGTGTGGGGAATGATTAACCTGTGTGTCATTGTATTTATGCAGTGTGTATTTTATTGAACAACTGGAATGAGCATCAGGGAACATCTGGCTCTGTGGATTAAGCCCTTCCCTGAGTGGGTACCCATGTCCATTAAGAAACTGATCTCCATTTATCATCACTTCACTACAGAGAAGAGACAGGTTTTCCACACCATCCACCTGCCCACATCTCTGTAGCTGTCTGAGCTCTGTTCAGAGGAGATGGAAAAGGGAAATCACTCGGAAGCGACTGAGTTCATTCTCTCAGGACTGACAGATCGTCCGGAGCTGCAGGTTCCCCTGTTTGTGCTGTTCCTACTGATTTATGgtatcaccctggtggggaatggggggatgaTCTTGTTAATAACGATAGATCCCCGActgcacacccccatgtactttttcctcagtaatttgtctttctgtgacctctgctaTTCCTCGATAATTTCCCCTAAGATGTTGCTGAATTTCTTAGCTGAGAAGAAAAGCATTTCTTACACTGCCTGCACTGTGCAAATGTATCTCTTTGTCTCTTTTGCAGATGTTGAGTGCCTGTTGCTGGCTGTGATGGCATATGACCgttatgtggccatctgtaaGCCACTGCTCTACACGTTCACCATGTCCAGGCAGCTTTGTAAAGGGCTGGTGGCTGGGGTATATGCTGTGGGCGTGGTAGATTCAATGATACACATGTTTTGTACACTTCGTTTGTCATTCTGTAGctccaacatcatcaatcatttcttctgtgacatcccccaATTGCTGGTGCTTTCCTGCTCTGACACCCGCATCAATGAGATTGTGATGTTTGCCTTCATTGGCTGTATTGTAGTGAGCAGCTTTGTGACTGTCCTCCTCTCCTATGTCtatatcatctccaccatcctgcagATCCGCTCTGCCGAGGGTCGacacaaagccttctccacctgcactttCCACTTGATCGCTGTGGTCCTGTTTTATGGCATCCAACTTTTCATGTATTTACGTCCCACCTCCAGCTATTCCATGGACACAGATAAAGTGGCCTCAGTGTTTTACACGCTGGTGATCCCCATGTTGAATCCCCTCAtttacagcctgaggaacacggAGGTGAAGAACGCCCTGAGGAAAGCAGTGAATAAACTCCTAACCAATTCCTGAAACTGTTTAACTTAGTGATGGGGAGTGGAAACAGGTGAATTCAATTCCCAGCCCATTGCAATGTAATTTCACAGAACCCGTAATAGTATTGTTCATTAAtgtattctttttattattagttTGTTTGTATTCCAACAAGGCCTGCAGGCCCCAACTAAGATCGGGGCTTTATTGGCGTATTGCCCCAGCAAAATTCCAGGGGGCACCTGTTGCACATGTGTGAATATCTGTGATATGCTTTGAAAGCACAGAGCTATTTGTAGTGGGAAAGAAGAGGGGGGGCATCAAATCTATCTCCCTCTGCTTTGTCGTGGGTTTGGTTTCGTTATGCAGTTGCAAGTATGAAGTGTGGGATTTCTATGGCTGAACCAAAGGGAGCTTGCACACCCTCCTGATACTCTGCAGCCCTTTATTTCCCCTATGGGGTTGTTGTAGAGATTGTCACCTGGTTTGTATCCATGCACGTGGAGGAGAAAGGTGATTTCCATCACAATGGCCTTTATTTTAAGTTAAGGGaccaacaaaacaaataaaagcatgGTGTGTGTGCATCCTCTGTGAGAATCTGCACTGAACTGAATACAAAATAATATGGAGAGGGTGAGTTTTCTCTACCATAtaaattaaacagaaagaaaaagtcaTATCAGACACTAGATGTTTATACCACATCATCAGGTTAGCTGTGAGTTCTTACTCTTATTTCTGTTGGAAAGTGTTATGGACTCTGAAGAATAGGGGTTATGGGAATTGTACAGCTCGGATTACTGTGAGTGAAAAATGGATAGAGCTGGGTCAATAGCTGATTTTCGAGTTCATGGGTGGttacaaaaaattgaaaaacaaattcaGTTCAATCTGAACCAAATCTGAAAATTCCCTAAATGTTTGGCAAACTGGAAAACATTGACAAAAACTGCCTGTGGGATCGAAGGAAATATTTAGCATGACCAGAAATGGAACATTTCCTTTCCTCCCTGGATACTTTCCGATGTGAAAGCAGAGATAATATAGGGCCAAACTGACAAAATGGATGGAAGAGGCGGTAATGGCGCTGTTTCCCTTGTAGACTTTAACCCAGTGATTAGATCTCTCCCgcgggatgtgggagatccaggtcaATCCCACCTCTGTCTGATGGGGAGACGCAATTTGAAagtgggtctcccacattgccGTCAATGCCCTGGCGACTCGGTTCTATTCTGTCCTGCATCGTTCTCAGGACTGCTCTATGCTACTGCAGTAAGTTGATCTCAGTTACGCTACTTCAAGTTGACTAAGTTGGTCTGACTTACAGCGGTGTCCACACCGTGCTATGTCACCGGGAGAGTTATGTAACTGAAGTAGTGTAACATAGATCAGCCGACAGCGTTAGTGTAGCCCGGCTCTGAGGAAGATCCATAATGGAACATAGTCTCtgagagaggtggagtacagactTCTGCAGGTGAgacctctcccattgacttaacatGTCTTCCCCAGACCTACTCGATCAACACCATTTCATCTATCGCAGTAGTCCCGATTTAGCCAGTAGCATAGATATGGCCTCATTCTCTCCCATTGAAGCGGTTGCACTTTGGATAAAACACAGGAAGAatcacagggccagaaagagagaATAATTCTATAGACTGGTAGTTTGGGGCACTGACATGCTCAACTTCATGTCTCTGTTCCAAGGGTTATTTAATTTGTTATCCACCGTAGAACAACTTTGAAAGGAGAGATCGAGAGGAACCCAGATTGGAATAGCACACCACTCAGTGGCTGGGATGCTTTCTGGAAATACAGGAAACCCAAGTGCACATCTTTGCCCGGCACTTGacagaagggggaattgaaccaggatctcccacctcacaggtgaACACCCCAACTATTGAGCTAAAAATTACAAAGAGAGGCAGCATCACCACCTCCTACCCGTGGCTGCTTTGCGACCCTCACCTAAATCCTCCCCCCGCACACATGCATTGTTTTGGGAAAAGGCTATTGGGAGACTTTGTAACACATTTGTGAAGAGTTTCAGGTCAATTTCAACTGCACTGTTTTTCACAATAAATTATTAGTCCAAAAGAAATTTACCCATTTCTACACACTTTTGTGTCCCAATGCTGGGAAATTACTTAAAGAGACTTTTGGAGAGGTGACCGACACATGAAGTGGAATACATTTACCTCCGTTTTGTATCATATTCAAAAGACCTCATGGGCGAGACCGTGATCCagaccagctgctgctctggccctCTGTGTTCCATTCCCACAAGGAGAGACACAGTACTAACATTAATTGCATGTGCTGTGCACACCTGTTGACCTGGGAGCAAAGATGCTCCAGGGAACAAATCTCAAAGTCATCCCAGGAAGCAGTTCCAACCGTATTTAGGGTAATGTGGGTGGGgttagcaaacagggaaagattgaACTCTTAGTCTGATTTTACGGTTCTGAGCAGGTACTGCTTCCGTCCTCaactaattacactggtctacaattctTGAGAacttgtctgcttcagagataaagtgtactatttattatgtattttgatgtgctgaattcaaatatgacaattaaaacaattgattggctactgtttctaagatatttaagtttttacattttatgtctatgtatattgtgtagatagtagagttttaatcataaattgtaaacctaggtcttttcatgtgtttatggatgctttacatgataatatttcacctgtcctgtttatgtaacactttaaaaatcagcaaaagggttatatataaataaaatttattatgaaacaaaaggcaaaaaactattatgtacatagtttagtcctattcagtgtccacttggcgcttcttggcttgtctcttgtattcattaaatggagcatctcttgtcactgtccagcaatcgtctgcaagcattgatgggctccatttgcacagatagcatttctccattgttgcaatgtcctggtgaaatcgctcaccgtgctcgtcgctcactgctccgctgttcggtggaaaaaaatctagatgaaagtgcaaaaaatgtatctttagtgacatgttgcaaccaaggcttttgtacgccttgaggaggttttccaccaacaacctgtagttgtctgccttgttgtttccgagaaaatttattgccactaactggaaggctttccatgccatcttttccttgccacacagtgcatggtcaaatgcttcATCTCAAAGAAGGTCACGAATCTGAGGACTAACAAAGACACCTTagtttatcttagcttcacttaaccttgaaaattttccacggaggtacttgaatgctgcttctgttttgtcaatggccttgacaaagttcttcatcagacccagcttgatgtgtaagggtggtaacaaaatcttccttgactcaacaagtggtggatgctgaacacttttcctcccaggctccaatgattgccggagtggccaatctttcttgatgtagtgggaatctcttgcacgactatcccattcgcagagaaaacagcagtactttgtgtatccagtctgcagaccaagcaagagagcaacaaccttcaaatggccacaaaggtgccactgatgttggtcatagtttatgcacctcaaaagttgtttcatgttgtcataggtttccttcatatggactgcatgaccaactggaattgacggcaaaacattgccattatgcagtaaaacagctttaagacttgtcttcgatgaatcaatgaacagtctccactcatctggatcgtgaacgatgttgagggctgccatcacaccatcgatgttgttgcaggctacaagatcatcttccatgaagaagaatgagacaagatccttttgacggtcacggaacatggaaaccctaacatcacctgccaggagattccactgctgtagtctggagcccaacagctctgccttactctcgggtagttccaaatccctgacaaggtcattcagttcaccttgtgttatgaggtgtgcttcagaggaggaggatgggagaaaatgtgggtcctgtgacattgatggttcaggaccagaagtttcatcctcttccttgtctgactcaagtgagaatgattctggtgtatcaggaactggcagtccttctctgtggggtactgggcgtatagctgatggaatgtttggataatgcacagtccactttttcttctttgacacacctttcccaactggaggcaccatgcagaaataacaattgctggtatgatctgttggctctctccaaatcattggcactgcaaaaggcatagatttccttttcctgttcaaccactggcgaagatttgttgcacaagtgttgcagcatatgtgtggggcccacctcttgtcctgatctccaattttgcagccaaaataaaggtgataggctttcttaaccatagtggttatactgcgcttttgtgatgcaaaagtcacttcaccacaaacatagcagaagttatctgcactgttcactcaagtacgaggcatctctgctcactttggctaaacaaaaatgtgtccctttgcaaaatcaaacactgacaaataagacagcacgacactgtatgatttctagcgctgatatagggcaatttgttcagcagagtgatgtaagcttcgttatgattgcatcatccatgacttctaggaataacatgatgcaattcatatcatgtatgacgcaataccagcttcagattgcatcattcattgttttgcctaaaaatcaagtactgtccaaacccagtcatagatttattcatagatccagtcaaagatgtattttagtcatttctggtttaaattgagatccctaccctttataactcacttatcctcggtcattcccaagtcaagggtggtctatactgacccaatagcatatcttgaaaactagagccaatcaacaattttaagcatcatttttgttctcagtgacccagaattagaagagtttgactacatttatttcagaagcattttggctgtagagcagtgttgtaagtgaagggaggaaaaacaaagaggtatgtgtgtgcatgtggagGGGGGTACAGTGGAGCTGAATGTCAAGTGTAGGCAGGTTTGTGTCTCTTGCCCTACCCAGTGCTCAGACAagcatcccccctcctcccagtgcaGGGCTCCTTCTGAGACCATAGATaaataggactggaggggaccttgagaggtcatctattccagtcctctgtgctcatggcaggactaagtattacctagatcatccctgacaggtgtttgtctaacctggtgttaaaaatctccaacagtggagattccacaaccttcctggacaagttattccagtgcttaaccaaccTCGCTCTTgggatgtttttcctaatgtccaacctaaagcacccttgctgcaattgaagtccatcagttcttgtcctatcctttccccccatccccgcccccattGCTTTGCAGTTTTACTCCTAAACTCTGTTTGAAGGACTATAAATTctaggaaataaataaaattaacaaaagaaTTGGGAGGGagctgtgacataccagggtccaACCCAGACTAAGCAACAGCTGTGTCACCTGCAACCttgcaatgccttgctgaagtggcTTCCAGCTGgtccacaaacaaacaaatcacaccctgagcatgtgtgtgtaaccGCAGCCTGGCCAGGAATAGCTGAGTTACACTCAGGCTCTCACCacccttggttatactgcagagtgaccccaacacactccccagTCTTCGATTTCCCTCCCGAAATCTAcgtcctgtgctgcccagtcctctcctggacaatacaaattACATTGTCCATTATTTCTTTAGTAGCACTAATATGCATGCAACTTAGTTTCTCAGACACTTCtacttaaacacactggattcgATAAAACAACCCCCTCCTACCaaaagtttattgactacaaagatagattttaagtgagtgcaaATAAGGAGGCACAGAAGTCAGACatggttacaaaaagaaaataaagctaCAATGCAACTTGTGCCTAAGTTAACAAATAAGgtgaaattcaaagcaaaagtttcctcaccacatgctttcagccgtcttactgaccaaactacttaggtcaggacccctctcacagtccaatggctgcttcctttatcCCTTCAGATGCG encodes:
- the LOC135983463 gene encoding olfactory receptor 5AR1-like, translating into MEKGNHSEATEFILSGLTDRPELQVPLFVLFLLIYGITLVGNGGMILLITIDPRLHTPMYFFLSNLSFCDLCYSSIISPKMLLNFLAEKKSISYTACTVQMYLFVSFADVECLLLAVMAYDRYVAICKPLLYTFTMSRQLCKGLVAGVYAVGVVDSMIHMFCTLRLSFCSSNIINHFFCDIPQLLVLSCSDTRINEIVMFAFIGCIVVSSFVTVLLSYVYIISTILQIRSAEGRHKAFSTCTFHLIAVVLFYGIQLFMYLRPTSSYSMDTDKVASVFYTLVIPMLNPLIYSLRNTEVKNALRKAVNKLLTNS